A window of Pseudoliparis swirei isolate HS2019 ecotype Mariana Trench chromosome 2, NWPU_hadal_v1, whole genome shotgun sequence genomic DNA:
TCTCTCGATGTCGATTACTTCGACCGGAAaacgtaaaaaaacaaacgctTCTTCCAACACTTCCGCGGTCCCGTCGCTACTTCATCTGCGCGACATTGTCTACGGCGCCCGCAGGGTCCCTCTTGTGCAGCAGAAAGTGTCCTTGCACCAGGGCGGCGCTGACCTCCGAGTGGGCGGCCAAGGCGCGCTCCGCAAACCGCTCGCCGTCGGACGCCGGCTCGTCCGGGTAGAAGCGGCGGAACATCTGCGCGAGCTGCTGGCGCGTGCAGTTGCCGATGTACTGCTTCAGGTCCACGCGGCCCGGTCGGATCAGGGCGGGGTCCAGCCTGTGTGGGAGGGGACGTCGTGCGGGAACGTTGAATTACGTCAAAGTCAAAGATGCATTCCTGGGTTTATAAACAGTTTTTTATTGGACACACGTCATGAATACAAGTTCTCTTCCAACAGTACCTGTCAATGAAGTTGGTGGTCATGAAAACTATTCTGGCCTCAGATGAGGCCACTCCATCCAGAGCATTAAGCAGGCCACTGAAGGTCAGTCTCCCCATTCCCTGGTAGGCCACAGGGTCTGGGAGGCGCAGGAAGAAATACatcgataaataaataaatggatttCAACATCGCCTTCAAAAAGGGGAACGAAACACAAAGTCTGAACCAACACAGAAGGTAATTAAACCTCTTCTACGCCCAAAAATACAAGTTGAAAACCTCTCAAGTGAGTCAATGTAAACAGAGACTAGTAAGTGTGTTGTTTCTAGTCATATTGGTATAATTaatacatccccccccccgtgaCTTACTCTCTGCGTGGCGCAGATCTCGGCTGACGAAGGCGGCGTCCACGTCCTCCAGCAGGATGATGCTCTGCTGCGGCGCCACGCTCAGCAGGTGGTTCAGACGGTCGTCCGAGAGGCTCTGGTCGCTCAGACTCATCAGACAGATGCTGTAGCCCAGCTCGCCTGCCAGGGCCGTGCTGCGAGACAACGAGCCGACGGAGGCGGAGTTACACCCCCGAGCTCGAGTCTAAACGAGCTCAAACCCAAACGCACACTCACATAAAGCTGCTTTTCCCGCACCCTGGGGGGCCGTACAGCAGATAGCCTCTTCTGTAGGGTATGCCTGCGttgacataaacatatatagatattaacatgctcacacagaactGACCATTATACAAAGTGTTTCAAAACACAGGGAAAAGGACGCTGTTTTGCATGGTGTCGTTTTTAGCAACAATCCGTACGTTTCATCACTGCCGCCATTTTCCAAGCAAACTACTAACATTTATGAAAATCAGCTTGCGGATTCATATTTCCTGTGTTGAAGTTATcacgtttttgttttatttttccaaaaggTATCTCTCTCAGTGAATGTACCAACATGAAAGACTTGACAGACGCTGCAGGCAGGCACAACAATAAGGATCAtgatataaaaacacaatatttctatatacatataatatatatatgtatattaaaaacatatatataaatagatttatatatattaaaaacatatatatacatatataacaaatatatatataataacaaatatatatatgaaaatatatatatgaaaataaaactATTAAACAATGTATTGTGCACTGAATTAATGATATTCTACCTCTCTCTGTGTACCACTTGGGGTTCCCAATGAAATCCTTCACATCGTCTACGATCTTTTCGGTCAAGCCTTCCTCCAGCACCACGGAGCTGAGTGGTCTGCGTCGCCGTGGAAACCCAAAGGGCCTCCAATCGCCGCCCATGGCCGTGTACATCACCGTCCGTCCCTCTTCCTGCTTCAGGGCCAGTTCTCTTGCTGGAAAAAAACACGAATGACAAGTGCACAAAATGGATCGTTTGTAATGGTTAATAGGCTCGACACGACACGTGTGATGCAGCTCTTATACGGCAAGCagctgtgaggtgtgtgtgtgtgtgtgtgtacacatgctTAAACCGTTACCTTCTTGGAGGATATTAAAGAAGATCTGTTTGTCTCTGCCTAAAGCAGTGAAGGTCACCGTCTCCCATGGAGTCCCAGTGTGCAGATCCATCATCTGcttctctctagtcctctccaCCCTGATCCACTTCCTCCCATACCTGCAGTCCACAAGACATGACAGCGTCAGAGGACGCGCCGCCCGAGAAATCTGTAATTGTAGGCATCATATCTGTATTTTTAGGACATCTTTAACCTAATGTAGCTTTAAAAACAAGAGTTTAGATcgacactaccgttcaaaagtttggggtcacccagacagttttgtgttttccattaaaactcaaacttttatttatcaaatctattgcaaaatgaatataaaatatagtcaagtcattcacaaggttagaaattattatttatatttgaaatattattttgttcttcaaacgtgtggctcaaaggaaggccagttttatagcttctctcaccagcataactgttttcagctgcactcacataaaaagggttttcaagggttttctacccctccgttagtcttctaaggcgataacacaatgtaccactagaacactggagatgggcctctagacacctctgtagagacttcattaaacaccagagaatagtcatttacacattaactatgtatagagtatttctgattaatttaatgttatcttcattgaaaaacataacttttttgaaaaatgaggacatttctcagtgaccccacacttttgacCAGCAGTGTATATTGAGAGAACTCTTCTGACCAGATGATGTGGTTCCCGGGGCTCGGGTGGAAGTCAAACTGTGTGTGCACCCGCCCACTCTCGTGTGCCAGGTAGGAGGTCTCCACGCTCAGGTGCTGCGTGTGCTTGCTGTGCTTGGTGATCCAGCTCAGCAGCCAGTGGTAGCTCTTGTCCCTGCAGGGCACCTCCAGAGTGATCATGTAGTTCCTGCGGAAGAAGATCATTCCCACCTGGGCACTCTTCCTGGCCACCGCCATCGCTGCCCCGACGCCAACCAGTCCAAACCCGGCCCCAAAGTACGGGTTGTCCTTCAGGCCCTCCAGAAAGTCGGACAGCGGCATGTTGCTAGTATCTGCGCGCAGGCGCACTCACCCACCAGTGGAATCAGACTATATAGCTATTATACCGAAATAATTTGATCAGTGTTACAGCCCAGACTGCAAACCCGATGCCAGAAATCATGACTCTAATAACTAAAAACTAGTTTCCAGTGATACATCCGGTCATATTCCACCGACTTCTTTATCTCCATCTCGTATATCCGTCTTGAGTTGTCGTTTCCAGTGTGCCCTTTTTATTTTCGGTGAAAACAGCGGCCGTTCAACCTCCTAAACATCACCCATGTGTACGCGGTGCGCAGAAGTGACAGCGACCTCTactccacttcctgtgtttGGTGAATATCGGTCCGACTGTTCCTACCTCCCCTCACTCGTTGGTTCCGACGTCGTTTTTAATCTTTAACGTTTCGCTCGTACGctaaaaaaaactcccaaactaATATAAGATTAATTTTGTTGGTGGATACAACAGCGCgtgaggttgttttgtttatttactgCGGTCTGCAAACTAAATTACGAAAATAATATGCTAGCATAGGCTGAGCCGAGACTGGGAGCGACTAGAAGAACAAGAAGCTAACGATAGCTCACTTTACCAGCAGTGTTGTTAGCGCATTGATACCAGTGTATACTATCAGAAGAAAAGCACGTGCTATGTCCCGTAGGTGTAAATAGGACAGCCCTGAGCAGTAACGGTGAAGTTTACGAGTCGGATGCTGTCAAACGGGTAATGGTTGATGTTCTGTGTTTCAGACCGAATGGACCGCGGACACACAGGCGGTAGGTCGAAGGTCTGTTTACTGCCTTTCAGTCGGTGGTTTGTCACCTGGCGGAGAAAATACAAGGCAACGGAGAGTAGAATAGTCCCTGATAATGTCATGGTACTAATATCCGTTACTGTGGATATAGTAAAGAGGATTTCAATGCAAACAATATCGTCTACCACTGTCAGCGTCGTGGAGTTGTGTTATTGTCCTCGAGCAATACAAATGCAATACTTTCCcttcaaattaatttaaatggtggcttcacaaatacattaaatttaatttattttttaaagagtgGAATCTTGACATTCATATTTGAATTTGAGATATCTATGTCTATTTTGAATTTTCGAAAGGTAATTTCAAGAAAAATGCTGTAccaaaaactaaatgaaacatGAATCGTGACTTCCTCCTCGGTGATTGTGTatatactttttgttttttatgatgtttgtttaaacgattttatgatgaggccagtatctcatcgtaacctgtatgtttattgcttttatatTATGTTACTGTGAGTAAACTTTCTCTCCATTAGTGAAGGctgtaatatctggccacagggactacaGTTGAAATTTAGCCTGAGCTAACattgacacatttacccctgggttgatgAATGTGTACGctccctgttcaaataaatgaaaattaaatgaaaagacATTTCACCAGCCACTGTTTCTATGTCAATCTCCACAGAAACAGTGTTTACTGAAGACCTGGTCTTGATTTGTGCAACACATTAGTTCCAATGTTTGTCatgctgcatttaaaaaaatctcttcAATTGTAACGAGAtgctcttttgttttgttttttccagtcCCAGTGGAGCACAGCCATCAGCTCCCTTGCCCTCCAGGTAAAACGGAGTCGGTGTTGTGTTACACACGTCCAGAAGAAATCCATTAAACCTGTGCTTGGTTTTTCAAAAAAGGAAAGTATATATCACGTGAACATTTTCCATGCATCCGTTCATAGAAACGGAGACTGCAGCCGCCGCATGCGCCAATGGAAGCAAACGGCCTCAGGCGTCCGAGGGCAGGCCGAAGAGAAAGCTAATCCCCAAACCGGCTCTCGCGTCGCCCTTAACAGAAGGCGGGAACGAGGTGCCGAGGCAAAGGCGCACGATGAAAAGAGTGAGAAAGGCAGCGGAAAGAGACAAACCATTCGCCGGGGGGGGCGCCGCGTCGCCGCCATCCAAAGGTACGAACGCCAGTCCGCCTGGTATGTCATAGCGAATAGCCGTCGAGGTTGTATTAAATACTAAAACATATATAAGATGGTTCAGtgatattaaaacacacaagTAACCAAATGGGCCGGGACCCTGACGCCATTGTTTTGCCCCCTGAGAACAGCAGGGATTAAAGAGTGTGTTTATGTCAATGGAAGATAATCGACTCTCTTTCATCACATCCTTTGTGAGAAATGAATTCCTGGATGTTCTCGTCCACCAGAGTACCTCGCGGAGGGATCCGAGGTCACCTATCGCACCCACGCCTGTCCCAAGTGTCGCCGCTGCTTCAAGATGCGCTCCCACCTGCAGGAGCACCTCCACCTACACTTCCCCGACCCCGGCCTCCAGTGTCCCGACTGCGAGCGCTACTTCACCAGCAAGAGCAAGCTGCGCGTGCACCGCCTCCGCGAGGCCGGCGACAAGCTCCACCGCTGCCACTTGTGCCAATACTCCGCCGTGGAGCGCAACGCCGTCCGCCGACACCTCGCCGGCGTGCACGCCGACGAGGACGGCGCGCCGCCGGGCCGCGGCTACCCCTGCCCCGCCTGCGGCGAAAGCTTCCGCCAGAGCAGGTCGCTGAAGGCCCACATGAAGACGCACAACGTCCCGCCGGGCGGCGAGCCGGCCGCCTGCTTCCAGGAGGGCTGCTCCTTCCGGAGCGCCCTGCGCAAAGAACTGCTGCGGCACGCGGCCGAGGCGCACGGGGTCGAGGCGGCGGAGTGTCGCCATCACGCCTGCGGCGCCGTCTTCCGAAGCGAGGCGGACATGGAGGCTCACCATCGGACGCACCTCGCCTACCACTGCCCCCAGTGCGAGTTCTCTTGTTCCAACAAGACCGTCTTCCTCCGGCACCAGCGGCACGGTCACCCGGGCAGCGACGAGCTCCGCTGTGACTTTTGCTCCTTCGCCACGTTCAACCCCGTGGAGTTCGAGCGCCACGTCGGTCATCTGCACGCCAACGAGAAGATCCACCGCTGCCCTCAGTGCAGCTACGTGACCTCGCATAAACGAGGCTTGAAGCGCCACAAGCTGATGCACAGTGGTGAGGAGTGAATACAGGCTGCTCTCTGATGCTCTTACATTTGGCGTTTTACCTGATTTTAAATCCCTTTCTCTGGAACAGGTGAGAAGCCCCACAAGTGTAGCCTGTGTGACTTCAGATGCCGAGATGAGTCCTACCTCTCGAAGCACATGCTCACTCACTCGGACGACAAGAACTTCATGTGCGCCGAATGTGGATACGTCACTAAATGGAAGCACTATCTGAACGTCCACATGAGGAAACATGCTGGGGATCTCAggtagatatacactaccgttcaaaagtttggggtcatccagacaatttcgtgtcttccatgaaaactcacttatttctcaaatgaattgaaaattgaatagaaaatatagtcaagacattgacaaggttagaaataatgattaatatttgaagtattaattttgttcttcaaacttcaagctcaaaggaaggccagttgtatagcttatatcaccagcataactgttttcagctgtgctaacataattgcacaggttttctaatcagatattagtcttctaaggcgattagcaaacacaatgtaccattagaacactggagtgatagttgatggaaaagggcctctatacacctatggagatatttcattagaaaccagacgtttccacctagaatagtcatttaccacattaacaatgtatagggtgtatttttgattaatgttatctttattgaaaaacagtgcttttctttgaaaaataaagacatttccaagtgaccccaaacttttgaacggtagtgtacctcgGTAGGTTCTGTGCACCCGCTGCTCGTGGTTTCCATAAGGTGTCGTGATGAGCAAACCTTCCTGTCTCCCGTCCCAGGTATCGGTGTGACCAGTGCTCCTACCGCTGCCACCGCATGGACCAGCTGAACAGCCACAAGTTACGGCATCAGGCCAAATCCCTCATGTGCGAGATCTGCGCATACGCCTGCAAGCGGAAATACGAGCTCCGCAATCACATGTTGGCCAAACACTGTGGCGAGGAGAAACCGCCGTCGGTCTTCAAGTGCAAATACTGCACATACAGCACCCGCTACCGACAAGCCCTCCAAAACCACGAGAACTGCAAAcacaccaagctgaaggagttCCGGTGTGCCCTCTGCTTCTACTCGTCTTTCAGCAGCATCAGCCTCTTTCTGCACAAGAGGAAAGCTCACGGCTACGTACCCGGCGACAAAGCTTGGCTCGAGAACTACGCCgccaaggagaaagagaggaactcGACAGAGTTCCTGCGGGACTTTTACGAAAAGCCCTCGGCGGGTCATGAGCCGCCTGAACCGTCCACCTCTGAAGGACCCTCACCGTCTCAATGTGATCTTCCCGGCTCGGCAGATCCCGGTGCCGGCAAAGGATCCGTAGCTGGTCCACGAACTGTGGATTCTGTTGCTCCTTTCGATATTGTTAACGAAGGTGTTTCTGACGGTCCTCCATCTGTGAACAGTCCCGAGGAGTACTGTACCCTCGTCTTCACGACGCTATCGACCGCAGACTATCAGACCTCCTCTCCGCAAAGTCCGGCAGAGCACCGCACCGATCAAGCTCCGAGCACGGCCAATTTAAACCGTAATGGCTTTGACATCTCGCAAGAGAAGGCggactcctcttcatcagaggaAGACCATGTCGCTGTGGCGGAGGCAGAGCGTGATCAAAGCGACTTGGATAAGAACTTTGTGCCTCCGCGTGACACAAGTCAACCAGTGGAACCGAGGGAGCGTCGGACATCTGAGGCGGAGAAGGACGCTGGATCAATCGGCTCCACTCCTCCAGCCGAGGAGAATAAGAAGCCGTCGGAATCTGAGATCCGCCTGAAAGCCATGAAGAAGCACGACAAGGACCAAGCGGACGCCATGGTTTTGGAGGGAAGGGTGCGGATGCTCGTGGTGCCGGCCAAAGACGTCCATCGATGCAACGCGTGCTCTTACGTAACCAGCAAAGGGAGCGCGTTGAGGCGCCACTGCCAGGCGTTGTGCCGGGGCAGAACGACGGGACACAAGTGCCAGGATTGTGGCGCGCAGTTCAAACAGAGGCGAGGACTTGATAGCCATCTTGTAAAGAAGTGCCCGGCGCTCCCACGGAAGAAGACAAAAGCACTCGTAGGCTTTTCCGACGCAGccgagggcgactcctctggaggccagagaggatCCGAAGAAGCCGACGAGGGGGCGAACGCTCACCGGACAGAACTTCTGAATCGGAGTTCCACAGGTTCAAACGATCCGGAATTTCGTCGGCAAAAAGAAGAGCAGCCGAGCAAAGTTCTGACGAAGAAGGTTCGACTCGCAAAGGAGCAGGAGTCCCTCTACGCCGAGAAGGAAGGGACATTCCAGTGCAAGCTGTGCAAGTTCTCATCGGGCAGGCGCACAGCAGTCGAGCGACACGTCTCGCACTGCAGGAAGGTCTCGAGGAAAGGAGGGCGTCGGATCGCTCCGGAGGCGGAGGATGAGTCGGAGGACTCGGTGGAGGAGCACGGCGACGGAACTGGGAGGAATCCAGAGAAACGTCAAGGCGTCTGTGCGTTCGAGTGCAGTCAGAAGAGGGCACCAGACGGCCATGAGGAGAGCGGCGGCCAGCAGCCGGATGAGGTCCAATGCGCCGCGTGTCCTCCGATCGGTCGCGTCCATCACGAAAAAGAAGTCGCTGGCGCCGAACGTTTGCGTTGCCAGCTCTGTACCTTCACCTGCACCCAGGGCCGCCGCCTGGCGCTGCACGTCGCGCTCACACACCAAGGCGCTCGGCCTCACCGCTGTCGGCATTGCCCCTTCAGCACCGCCAGGCGCTACCGCCTGCAGGAGCACGAGTCTCTCCACACGGGCGTCGGCCGCCACGGCTGCGGCGCGTGCGGCAAGAGCTTCGGGGCCGCGGCCAAACTGCGGCAGCACGAGACGCGCGTCCACGCCAAGCGGCCGACGCACGCCTGCTCCCGCTGCGACTTCGCCGGCTACGCGGCGGATGAGGTGCGGCGGCACGGCGCGCGGTGCCACGCGGGGGAGCAGCGCCACGCCTGCGCTCGCTGCGCCGCGGTGTTCGGTTCGGAGGCCGCGCTGAGAAACCACCGGCGGCGCGCGCACCGGCCCCAGGTGCGTTTCACGTGCGAGCGGTGCGACTTCTCGTGTGGCGGCGAGGTCTCGCTGAAGGCGCACCGGGAGAGCGAGCACCCTCAGGGCCGGTGCAGCACCTGCCGGGAGTCTTTCACGACAAAGGAGGGCCTCGAGATCCACCGGAGGACCCACCTGGCGCATCTGTGCCGGCTGTGCCCCTTCGGGACCACGACGAGGCGGCTCTTAGCGCAGCACCTTCTGAGCGACCACGAGGACGGCTCGCCGGAGGACAAGCCCTTCAAGTGCAGCGCCTGTGAGTttgcgtgccgccatcagctggtgTTGGAGCAGCACTTCCGCTCGCACGGCGGCAAGCGGCTGTACAAGTGCACGGACTGCGAGTATTCGACCCGCAACAGGCAGAAGATCACGTGGCACATTCGCATCCACACCGGAGAGAAGCCGTACGGCTGCGAGCGCTGCAGCTACGCCTGCACTGACCCGTCCAGGCTGAAGGTCAGTTCAAAGTTCAGAGCTTGTTGTGTGTAAGATGAAAGGAACCTTTTACAATCAGGCCATTTATTTCTTTACAGGAACGCCAGCACAAGTGTTACTCAGGAAAAGGTTTAATAATAAGTTTAAACCACTATACCAGCTATCCATAAATCATGACCCCACAACTAGGAGAATGAAAACGGAGAAACAGTtggtatattataataaataaataaatatactttatatataatatgatatatttatatatatataatgtatttatataaatatatcatatacagtatgtatagatatattatataaatatattatatacatctattgtatatattatttatatataatgtatatattctatatagaAAACCATCTGTCCATAAAAAATGACCCCACAACTAGGAGAATATAAACGGAGAAACAGTAGGTAatggtatattatatagatatataaataaatatataatatatttatataaatatataataaatatataatatatgaattatatatacatatagatgatatatatatagatgatatATGTATAGGCTCTATATGGACATTAGATGTATTTACTCAACCCAAAGCATAATGTAaatgatatatttagtttttcctCTGTTATATTAAATTCTCCCAAGCTTCACATGAGGGTTCACCAAGAAGAAAAGAAGTACCTTTGTCCAGACTGCGGCTACAAATGCAAGTGGGCGACGCAGCTGAAGTACCACATGACCAAGCACACAGGTATGGAGCTTGACGAGCACCTGGACCATGATGTTTGTCTTACTGTTGTAAGGCCTGCAGGACATTGATGTGAATTGTATGTCAGAGCATCAATAAACAACGTGTTCTCGTCTTCTTTGTCTCCGGCAGGGGTCAAGCCGTACGCCTGTGACCAGTGCGACTACCGCACCAACCGGGCGGACGCCCTGCGCGCCCACCGGGACACGCAGCACTGCGACCTGCGGCCGTACGTCTGCGAGAAGTGCGGCAAAACCTTCAAGACCGCGTTCGTCCTGAAGACCCACCAGCGGCAGCACGGCGACGACCGGCCGTACACGTGCGGCGTGTGCCGCCGGGCCTTCCGGTGGCCGGCGGGCCTCCGGCACCACTTCCTGTCGCACACCAAGCGGCGACCTTTCCGCTGCCGCCACTGCGCCTACGAGGCCAAGCAGAGGTTCCAGGTGGTCAAGCATTTGCGCAGGCACCACCCGGAGATGTcggtggaggagggggtggagaagGACTCCGGAGCCGTGAGCCTGACCCTGAAGGAGGCCTTGGAGGGgacgctggaggaggaggaaggaatggCTGACTAAGCACAGGCAGTAAATGAGGTTGTGCAAAGAGAGGAAGACGGCTGAAGACGATGGATGCAGCGATCAGTTCTGATTGGAGATGGACAATCGAGTGAAATCACTTTTATAAAACAGTGCAGACCGTGAAATGAGATGTGGATTGAAAGGGAAACCCTGTTTTTATTCTACGTCCTTTTTGATATTGGTTGTGAGTATTAAGAAACCTTTGTGTGAATAAAGGAGTCAAACATGTTTTGGAATAACTGAATGTTGAACCATTCAGAAAACGCATGTATTTACAGGCctttatacatttaatttacattatACACAGCATGACCTTAGTAGAAATAACCCAAGCAGGCACTTAAATCGTAGATTCACCGTCACAATGCAAAGTTCTGAGTAGTTCATAATAGTATATGGTTTATAACAGTATTATTTCAGCTAATTCGGGCatatacattacatttaatgactcgcggttatatatatatatattttttattccagACATGCAGTCATCCTTCTAGTTCCCTCATTCCACCAgccaattaaatacaaataaaaaccctGCAGGCATTAATTCTATAAAAAGTTGAATTTCAAATTGCTCATATTTGACATGTTTAAGTCCTCCGTGGTGTCTTTTGATCTCGTGTCTCGGCGAGACTCGCGGTGAAGAGTCCTCGAATACGGAAACTCTGTTCtttgctgctttaaaaaaattaaaaattaaaacgcTGGCCGTGACCTTTTTCACATTGCATCTAAAAGTTCCCCTC
This region includes:
- the LOC130205919 gene encoding mitochondrial chaperone BCS1 isoform X1, yielding MPLSDFLEGLKDNPYFGAGFGLVGVGAAMAVARKSAQVGMIFFRRNYMITLEVPCRDKSYHWLLSWITKHSKHTQHLSVETSYLAHESGRVHTQFDFHPSPGNHIIWYGRKWIRVERTREKQMMDLHTGTPWETVTFTALGRDKQIFFNILQEARELALKQEEGRTVMYTAMGGDWRPFGFPRRRRPLSSVVLEEGLTEKIVDDVKDFIGNPKWYTERGIPYRRGYLLYGPPGCGKSSFITALAGELGYSICLMSLSDQSLSDDRLNHLLSVAPQQSIILLEDVDAAFVSRDLRHAENPVAYQGMGRLTFSGLLNALDGVASSEARIVFMTTNFIDRLDPALIRPGRVDLKQYIGNCTRQQLAQMFRRFYPDEPASDGERFAERALAAHSEVSAALVQGHFLLHKRDPAGAVDNVAQMK
- the LOC130205919 gene encoding mitochondrial chaperone BCS1 isoform X2, encoding MMDLHTGTPWETVTFTALGRDKQIFFNILQEARELALKQEEGRTVMYTAMGGDWRPFGFPRRRRPLSSVVLEEGLTEKIVDDVKDFIGNPKWYTERGIPYRRGYLLYGPPGCGKSSFITALAGELGYSICLMSLSDQSLSDDRLNHLLSVAPQQSIILLEDVDAAFVSRDLRHAENPVAYQGMGRLTFSGLLNALDGVASSEARIVFMTTNFIDRLDPALIRPGRVDLKQYIGNCTRQQLAQMFRRFYPDEPASDGERFAERALAAHSEVSAALVQGHFLLHKRDPAGAVDNVAQMK
- the znf142 gene encoding zinc finger protein 142; translated protein: MFCVSDRMDRGHTGVPVEHSHQLPCPPETETAAAACANGSKRPQASEGRPKRKLIPKPALASPLTEGGNEVPRQRRTMKRVRKAAERDKPFAGGGAASPPSKEYLAEGSEVTYRTHACPKCRRCFKMRSHLQEHLHLHFPDPGLQCPDCERYFTSKSKLRVHRLREAGDKLHRCHLCQYSAVERNAVRRHLAGVHADEDGAPPGRGYPCPACGESFRQSRSLKAHMKTHNVPPGGEPAACFQEGCSFRSALRKELLRHAAEAHGVEAAECRHHACGAVFRSEADMEAHHRTHLAYHCPQCEFSCSNKTVFLRHQRHGHPGSDELRCDFCSFATFNPVEFERHVGHLHANEKIHRCPQCSYVTSHKRGLKRHKLMHSGEKPHKCSLCDFRCRDESYLSKHMLTHSDDKNFMCAECGYVTKWKHYLNVHMRKHAGDLRYRCDQCSYRCHRMDQLNSHKLRHQAKSLMCEICAYACKRKYELRNHMLAKHCGEEKPPSVFKCKYCTYSTRYRQALQNHENCKHTKLKEFRCALCFYSSFSSISLFLHKRKAHGYVPGDKAWLENYAAKEKERNSTEFLRDFYEKPSAGHEPPEPSTSEGPSPSQCDLPGSADPGAGKGSVAGPRTVDSVAPFDIVNEGVSDGPPSVNSPEEYCTLVFTTLSTADYQTSSPQSPAEHRTDQAPSTANLNRNGFDISQEKADSSSSEEDHVAVAEAERDQSDLDKNFVPPRDTSQPVEPRERRTSEAEKDAGSIGSTPPAEENKKPSESEIRLKAMKKHDKDQADAMVLEGRVRMLVVPAKDVHRCNACSYVTSKGSALRRHCQALCRGRTTGHKCQDCGAQFKQRRGLDSHLVKKCPALPRKKTKALVGFSDAAEGDSSGGQRGSEEADEGANAHRTELLNRSSTGSNDPEFRRQKEEQPSKVLTKKVRLAKEQESLYAEKEGTFQCKLCKFSSGRRTAVERHVSHCRKVSRKGGRRIAPEAEDESEDSVEEHGDGTGRNPEKRQGVCAFECSQKRAPDGHEESGGQQPDEVQCAACPPIGRVHHEKEVAGAERLRCQLCTFTCTQGRRLALHVALTHQGARPHRCRHCPFSTARRYRLQEHESLHTGVGRHGCGACGKSFGAAAKLRQHETRVHAKRPTHACSRCDFAGYAADEVRRHGARCHAGEQRHACARCAAVFGSEAALRNHRRRAHRPQVRFTCERCDFSCGGEVSLKAHRESEHPQGRCSTCRESFTTKEGLEIHRRTHLAHLCRLCPFGTTTRRLLAQHLLSDHEDGSPEDKPFKCSACEFACRHQLVLEQHFRSHGGKRLYKCTDCEYSTRNRQKITWHIRIHTGEKPYGCERCSYACTDPSRLKLHMRVHQEEKKYLCPDCGYKCKWATQLKYHMTKHTGVKPYACDQCDYRTNRADALRAHRDTQHCDLRPYVCEKCGKTFKTAFVLKTHQRQHGDDRPYTCGVCRRAFRWPAGLRHHFLSHTKRRPFRCRHCAYEAKQRFQVVKHLRRHHPEMSVEEGVEKDSGAVSLTLKEALEGTLEEEEGMAD